One genomic segment of Methanothermococcus okinawensis IH1 includes these proteins:
- the frhG gene encoding coenzyme F420 hydrogenase subunit gamma: MVTVAHVQLSSCCGCLISLSDTYEKLLDVLGAIDLVYCQTLADVREIPEADIVLLEGSVCLDDHHAMEVAQEARKKGKILVALGACAATGGVTRFSRGGQMSKPVHGSFSPLTEVVKCDLAIPGCPPSPEIIVNVVLAALNGDMEYLQPFAEFAQNSTEACGCDLITNVVNKSLCMGCGSCASACPTRAIEMVEGRPNILNEVCIKCGACSFQCPRIRIPEQVKEIEQ; encoded by the coding sequence ATGGTAACTGTGGCACATGTGCAGTTAAGTAGTTGCTGTGGGTGTTTAATTTCATTATCCGACACCTACGAAAAGCTTTTGGATGTTTTAGGAGCTATTGATTTAGTATATTGTCAAACATTGGCTGATGTAAGGGAAATCCCTGAGGCAGATATTGTTTTATTGGAAGGTTCTGTATGTTTAGATGACCACCATGCTATGGAGGTAGCTCAGGAGGCTAGAAAAAAAGGGAAAATTTTGGTAGCATTGGGAGCATGTGCAGCAACTGGTGGAGTTACAAGGTTTTCCAGAGGAGGACAGATGTCAAAACCTGTTCATGGTTCATTCTCTCCGCTGACCGAAGTAGTAAAATGTGATTTGGCAATTCCTGGATGCCCACCATCACCAGAAATAATAGTTAATGTAGTTTTAGCTGCATTAAATGGGGATATGGAGTATTTACAACCATTTGCAGAGTTTGCTCAGAATAGCACAGAAGCCTGTGGATGTGATTTAATTACAAATGTAGTAAATAAATCCCTCTGCATGGGATGTGGTTCCTGTGCCTCTGCATGTCCAACAAGAGCTATTGAAATGGTTGAAGGAAGACCTAATATTTTAAATGAAGTATGTATAAAATGTGGAGCATGTTCATTCCAATGCCCAAGAATAAGAATTCCAGAACAGGTTAAAGAGATAGAACAATAA
- the frhA gene encoding coenzyme F420 hydrogenase subunit alpha — MAETVRITPTTRHEGHAKLILEVNDEGIVSKAYYPNTTPVRGFETMLKGRPASFAPIAVMRICGICQATHGIASCEAIENAIDCEIPDDGKLLRELVGLGNRMHSHVLHHLLTVDDFLKPDESDLRVEFIKLVQRMRKAGQLIVDVVGGEGIHPPNIVIGGMKTNITERAKSKLYYACRQFEKDAHTMYETYTGLIERYLEEIGIPDLGAHEYPYIASHTTFGNRDAINWNDVTEIPAQRYYENSEIAQTATNQIPFYAGVPTEGGPRARMVRFGDFREGGSAMDINIARAQENFGAVYRALEILDELNINGKSRVIPEYKDGYGIGVHEAPRAMNTHMAEVGKDGKIKSYNIIAASTWNFPIVEKAIEKYPHQYAEVIMRAYDIUASCATHVIVKDDETKELIEVRRI; from the coding sequence GTGGCAGAAACAGTAAGAATTACCCCGACCACAAGACATGAAGGACATGCTAAATTGATATTGGAAGTAAATGATGAAGGAATTGTAAGTAAAGCATATTATCCAAATACAACCCCAGTAAGGGGATTTGAAACAATGTTGAAAGGAAGACCTGCAAGTTTTGCACCTATTGCAGTTATGAGGATTTGCGGTATTTGTCAGGCAACACATGGTATAGCATCATGTGAGGCAATTGAAAATGCCATTGACTGTGAAATACCTGATGATGGTAAGTTATTAAGGGAGCTCGTAGGTTTAGGAAATAGAATGCATTCTCATGTATTACATCACCTATTAACCGTAGATGATTTTTTAAAACCTGATGAGTCAGATTTAAGAGTTGAATTTATTAAGTTAGTTCAAAGAATGAGAAAGGCAGGCCAGCTAATAGTAGATGTTGTTGGAGGGGAAGGGATACACCCACCAAATATCGTAATAGGTGGTATGAAAACGAATATTACCGAAAGGGCTAAATCAAAATTATACTATGCATGCAGGCAATTTGAGAAGGATGCCCACACAATGTATGAAACCTACACAGGATTAATCGAAAGATATCTTGAAGAAATAGGAATACCTGATTTAGGAGCTCACGAGTATCCATACATAGCATCCCATACAACATTTGGAAATAGGGATGCCATAAATTGGAATGATGTTACAGAGATACCTGCTCAAAGATACTATGAAAATTCAGAAATAGCTCAAACTGCTACAAACCAGATACCATTTTATGCAGGCGTTCCAACCGAGGGGGGTCCAAGAGCTAGAATGGTTAGATTTGGAGATTTTAGAGAAGGCGGAAGTGCCATGGATATAAATATTGCAAGGGCTCAGGAAAACTTTGGAGCAGTATACAGGGCATTGGAAATACTTGATGAATTAAATATCAACGGAAAATCAAGAGTAATTCCTGAATATAAAGATGGATATGGAATTGGAGTTCATGAAGCACCAAGGGCAATGAATACTCATATGGCAGAAGTTGGAAAAGACGGAAAAATTAAATCTTATAATATCATAGCGGCATCAACATGGAACTTCCCAATAGTTGAAAAGGCGATTGAAAAATACCCTCATCAATATGCGGAAGTTATAATGCGTGCCTATGATATATGAGCTTCATGTGCAACACATGTCATCGTAAAAGATGACGAAACAAAAGAATTAATCGAAGTAAGAAGAATTTAA
- a CDS encoding thymidylate synthase, translating to MAIYIKKPSVRVAYEYLVEKILKDGEDMITEDGQRCRELRNTVIEITNPKLKSISPKYPLGKKAVEQYTNNLLYGSKNIFSYDYHERLFKYPVNNNEINQIEYIIDKLKEQPNSRRCVAITWQPDIDIEVSKKDYGSVPCLQFVQFLIRDNKLHQTVLFRSNDLMVAFVSNALGLIALGEKVAEEVGVDYGTYTHHSVSMHIYIDRDKDYIKKYFPDCLKYLE from the coding sequence ATGGCAATTTATATTAAAAAACCATCAGTGAGAGTAGCTTATGAATATTTAGTTGAGAAGATATTAAAAGATGGAGAGGACATGATAACAGAGGACGGGCAACGATGTAGAGAACTTAGAAATACAGTAATAGAAATTACAAATCCAAAATTAAAAAGTATAAGCCCCAAATATCCGCTTGGAAAAAAAGCAGTAGAACAATATACAAATAATTTATTATATGGTAGTAAAAATATATTTTCTTACGATTATCATGAGCGTTTATTCAAATATCCTGTAAATAATAATGAAATAAATCAAATAGAATATATTATTGATAAATTAAAGGAACAACCAAATTCAAGGCGTTGTGTGGCAATTACTTGGCAACCCGATATAGATATCGAAGTTAGTAAAAAAGATTATGGTTCTGTTCCCTGCTTGCAGTTTGTCCAGTTTCTTATTAGAGATAACAAATTGCATCAAACGGTATTATTCAGAAGCAACGATTTAATGGTGGCTTTTGTAAGTAACGCATTAGGATTAATTGCATTGGGCGAAAAAGTAGCAGAAGAAGTTGGAGTTGATTATGGGACATATACACACCACAGCGTTTCAATGCATATTTACATAGATAGGGATAAAGATTATATTAAAAAGTATTTTCCAGATTGTTTAAAATATTTAGAATAA
- a CDS encoding amidohydrolase family protein: MDKPNIYLKSHFLYGSEFEYKKGILVIEDGIIKGFTNEDIKNYIKYDGVIMPPLINAHTHIGDNIIKDIGINKTLDELVKPPNGLKHKFLNTCDDKHLIHGMLDGLHELRNNGIKYFCDFRENGLRGINIFKESYELFKKSIAQDIGNTEHIGDTKNIKKNIKNIKNSDITPKPIILGRPKSNDKELKKEIRDILKNSDGIGLSGCNEYSDKDLKFIRNNDYKIFSIHANEHKGSVEYSKETYGKTEIERIIDLKLNPNFIIHATHATSHEAELLYEYNIPVVVCPRANASFNVGLPNIPMLLKNKVLAGLGTDNFMANSPSLFKEMDFIYKLYHIDPKEILKFATINNAKILGLKDIGLIDEGYKATFTFIKKSHSIKYSKNIVASIITRCENGDIKIIKMT, from the coding sequence ATGGACAAACCAAATATATATTTAAAATCACATTTTCTATATGGTAGTGAATTTGAATATAAAAAAGGTATTTTAGTAATTGAAGATGGTATAATAAAAGGATTTACAAACGAAGACATTAAAAATTATATAAAATATGATGGAGTAATAATGCCCCCCTTAATAAATGCTCACACCCATATTGGCGATAATATCATAAAAGACATCGGTATAAACAAAACCCTTGATGAGCTTGTGAAACCACCAAATGGATTGAAGCATAAATTTTTAAATACCTGTGATGATAAACATTTAATACATGGGATGTTGGATGGATTGCATGAACTCCGTAACAATGGAATAAAATATTTCTGTGATTTTAGGGAGAATGGATTAAGAGGCATAAATATTTTTAAAGAATCTTATGAATTATTTAAAAAATCAATTGCCCAAGATATTGGAAATACTGAACATATTGGAGATACTAAGAATATTAAAAAAAATATTAAAAATATTAAAAATAGCGATATTACCCCAAAACCTATAATCTTGGGAAGACCTAAATCCAACGATAAGGAATTAAAAAAAGAGATAAGGGATATTTTAAAAAATTCTGATGGGATAGGATTAAGTGGATGTAATGAATACAGCGACAAAGACTTAAAATTTATTAGAAATAATGATTATAAGATTTTTTCAATACATGCAAATGAGCATAAAGGTTCTGTTGAGTATTCAAAGGAAACCTACGGAAAAACCGAAATAGAAAGAATAATTGACTTAAAGCTTAATCCAAATTTTATAATACATGCAACCCATGCAACATCCCATGAGGCAGAGCTCCTATATGAATATAACATACCTGTTGTAGTCTGTCCAAGGGCAAATGCATCATTTAATGTGGGATTGCCTAATATACCCATGCTTTTAAAAAATAAAGTGCTTGCTGGTCTTGGAACAGATAATTTTATGGCTAACTCCCCATCTTTATTTAAGGAAATGGATTTTATCTATAAATTATATCACATAGACCCAAAAGAGATATTAAAATTTGCTACAATAAACAATGCTAAGATTTTAGGACTTAAAGATATTGGATTGATTGATGAGGGCTATAAAGCCACATTTACATTTATTAAAAAATCACATTCAATAAAATACTCTAAAAATATCGTAGCATCAATTATAACTCGATGTGAAAATGGAGATATTAAAATCATAAAAATGACATAA
- the frhD gene encoding coenzyme F420-reducing hydrogenase, FrhD protein — translation MENNSIDNNKDIPECDLTLSYFKEIMVLACGNILFADDGFSVHVIERLNELLTDEEKEKVSLVDAGAGAPQQVLSLMDENSKTRKIIVVDIIDYGLKPGEIKILEKDYLPDPDHSRLDIHDWPLSRALREVCDNYDIELKVVGCQAKYVSEPDVVLELSKEVEEAVDKAVNIILDEIRGDIEKK, via the coding sequence ATGGAAAATAATAGTATTGATAATAATAAGGACATACCAGAATGTGATTTAACCCTTTCCTACTTTAAGGAGATAATGGTTTTGGCATGCGGAAATATCCTATTTGCAGACGATGGATTTAGTGTTCATGTTATTGAAAGACTTAATGAACTATTAACTGATGAGGAAAAGGAAAAAGTATCTCTTGTAGATGCTGGTGCAGGAGCTCCCCAACAAGTTCTGTCATTAATGGATGAAAATTCAAAAACAAGAAAAATTATCGTTGTAGATATAATTGATTACGGTTTAAAACCCGGAGAAATAAAGATACTTGAAAAGGATTACTTACCAGACCCTGACCATAGTAGATTGGATATTCATGACTGGCCATTATCCAGAGCTCTGAGGGAGGTATGCGATAATTACGATATTGAATTAAAAGTCGTAGGATGTCAGGCAAAGTATGTTTCTGAACCTGATGTAGTGCTTGAATTAAGTAAAGAAGTTGAGGAAGCGGTGGATAAGGCAGTAAATATCATATTGGATGAAATAAGAGGAGATATTGAAAAGAAATAA
- a CDS encoding MBL fold metallo-hydrolase codes for MTIIRFHGGCHQIGMSCVEIDTKKSKILLDCGMNPSDNRLPSINPSDMDAVVVSHAHLDHCGAVPYFNFKKIYCTVPTVDLMYIVWKDISKLSKTYGEKDIKQAMESIETLNYREEKKITKDISMKLYDAGHILGSSSIYLDVDGKKVLYTGDINEIETKTLRPADTDIDEIDTLIIESTYGSPMDIKPARKVLEKQLVDEISKTIEKGGKVIIPVFAVGRAQEIMAIISNYMRSGLLKNVPVYVDGSLIHATGVYLSYSEWLNPKIRNGLENRINPFGDVKKANRQIIDKEDSCIVISTSGMVQGGPVLQYLKLLKDPKNKIILTGYQAEDTLGRQLEEGAKEITPFKNKLPINGEVVKIEFSAHGDYNSLIRYLKKIPKPKKVFVMHGERYQALSLAMTIWKNFKIPSTAPTVGSVLPLF; via the coding sequence ATGACAATAATTAGATTTCACGGAGGATGTCATCAAATAGGAATGTCCTGTGTAGAGATAGATACAAAAAAATCAAAAATATTGCTTGATTGTGGAATGAATCCATCGGATAACAGATTGCCAAGTATAAATCCGTCTGACATGGATGCAGTGGTGGTGTCGCATGCCCATTTAGACCATTGTGGAGCAGTTCCCTATTTTAATTTTAAAAAGATATACTGCACAGTGCCTACTGTTGATTTGATGTATATCGTTTGGAAGGATATATCAAAACTTTCAAAAACCTATGGTGAAAAAGATATAAAACAAGCTATGGAATCTATCGAGACATTAAATTATCGAGAAGAGAAAAAAATAACAAAGGATATATCTATGAAGTTATATGATGCAGGTCATATTCTTGGGAGCTCCTCCATATATTTGGATGTGGATGGAAAAAAAGTGTTATACACAGGAGATATTAATGAGATAGAAACTAAAACACTTCGTCCTGCTGATACTGACATTGATGAAATAGATACATTAATTATAGAATCGACTTATGGTTCTCCAATGGATATAAAGCCTGCAAGGAAGGTTTTAGAAAAACAGCTTGTAGATGAGATTTCAAAAACTATCGAGAAAGGGGGGAAGGTAATTATTCCCGTATTTGCAGTTGGAAGAGCTCAGGAGATTATGGCTATAATAAGCAATTACATGAGAAGTGGGCTATTAAAAAATGTGCCTGTTTATGTGGATGGTTCATTGATTCACGCCACAGGAGTATATCTAAGTTATTCAGAGTGGTTAAATCCAAAGATAAGGAATGGACTTGAAAATAGAATAAACCCTTTTGGTGATGTAAAAAAGGCAAATAGACAGATAATTGATAAAGAAGATTCCTGTATAGTCATATCTACATCAGGAATGGTTCAGGGAGGTCCTGTTCTTCAATATTTAAAACTTTTAAAAGACCCAAAAAATAAAATTATATTAACGGGATATCAAGCAGAGGACACATTGGGACGGCAACTTGAAGAGGGAGCGAAGGAAATAACCCCATTTAAAAATAAATTGCCTATAAATGGAGAAGTAGTTAAAATAGAGTTTTCTGCTCATGGAGATTACAATTCATTGATAAGATATTTAAAAAAGATACCAAAACCAAAAAAAGTCTTTGTAATGCACGGTGAAAGATATCAAGCATTATCCCTTGCTATGACTATATGGAAGAACTTTAAAATTCCTTCAACAGCCCCAACAGTGGGTAGTGTATTGCCGTTGTTTTAA